A stretch of Flavobacterium sp. N1994 DNA encodes these proteins:
- a CDS encoding TCR/Tet family MFS transporter: MKQNQKQAAIGFIFITMLIDITGWGIIIPVIPKLIKELIHGDISEAAKYGGWLTFAYAITQFICAPLIGNLSDKFGRRPIILISLFAFALDYLLLAFSPTIAWLFLGRIIAGLTGASITTASAYIADVSTPENRAKNFGMIGAAFGLGFIIGPVIGGLLGQYGSRVPFYAAAILCMLNFLYGYFILPESLDKENRRDFEWKRANPITAFLRLKKYPSLLGLILAIFLLYVGSHAVHSNWSFFTMYRFHWDEKMVGISLGAVGLLVGIVQGGLIRWTSPRLGNEKSIYIGLMLYTVGMLLFAFATESWMMFVFLIPYCLGGIAGPALQATVSSKVPANEQGEIQGTMASLMSASAIIGPPMMTNTFYFFTHKEAPFQFAGAPFVLGSFLMLLSTILAFYSLKKHFTSNTNSD, encoded by the coding sequence ATGAAGCAAAATCAAAAACAAGCAGCGATAGGATTTATTTTTATCACTATGCTTATCGATATTACGGGTTGGGGTATTATTATCCCAGTGATTCCAAAATTAATCAAAGAACTCATTCATGGCGACATTAGTGAAGCGGCAAAGTATGGAGGTTGGTTGACTTTTGCGTATGCTATAACTCAGTTTATCTGTGCTCCTTTGATTGGGAATTTGAGTGATAAATTTGGACGACGCCCCATCATCTTGATTTCGCTTTTTGCTTTTGCCCTAGATTATCTTTTACTAGCCTTTTCGCCAACGATTGCTTGGTTATTTCTAGGAAGAATTATTGCAGGCTTAACGGGCGCGAGTATCACAACAGCCTCGGCCTACATTGCTGATGTAAGTACCCCTGAAAACCGAGCCAAAAACTTTGGAATGATTGGAGCTGCTTTTGGTTTAGGCTTTATTATAGGACCTGTAATTGGAGGGCTTTTAGGCCAATATGGTTCCCGTGTTCCGTTTTATGCGGCTGCCATTTTGTGTATGTTGAATTTTCTTTATGGTTATTTTATTTTGCCAGAATCCCTAGACAAAGAAAACAGAAGGGACTTTGAATGGAAGCGAGCCAATCCCATAACTGCTTTCTTAAGATTAAAAAAATACCCTTCTTTATTGGGTTTGATTTTAGCTATTTTCCTTTTGTATGTTGGTTCTCATGCTGTGCATAGCAACTGGAGTTTTTTTACCATGTATCGTTTCCATTGGGATGAAAAAATGGTGGGGATATCGCTTGGGGCAGTCGGACTTTTAGTAGGCATTGTTCAAGGAGGATTAATTCGATGGACTAGCCCAAGATTAGGGAATGAAAAGAGTATCTATATCGGCTTAATGCTTTATACTGTTGGGATGTTGCTTTTTGCTTTTGCCACAGAAAGTTGGATGATGTTTGTTTTTTTAATACCGTATTGTCTAGGAGGAATTGCTGGTCCGGCATTACAAGCTACCGTTTCATCGAAAGTCCCAGCAAATGAGCAAGGTGAAATTCAAGGAACTATGGCGAGTTTGATGAGTGCTTCGGCGATTATTGGTCCGCCGATGATGACTAACACCTTTTACTTTTTTACGCACAAAGAAGCACCATTCCAATTTGCTGGCGCACCATTTGTTTTAGGAAGTTTTTTGATGTTATTGAGTACGATTTTGGCCTTTTATTCTTTGAAAAAACATTTTACTTCAAATACAAACAGTGATTAG
- a CDS encoding efflux RND transporter periplasmic adaptor subunit: MKKLLYLFALSLFLLSCSKGAKTENIDDLISAKNVKALNEKKTALQADITKIEEALATLDVKKEEALVSVLTVKDTVFNHYLDIQGNVNTKENILVQPEFSGTLTSLTVKAGDRVSKGQILGRVDDGGMSQQLANAQNQYALAKTTFDRQKNLWDKKIGSEIQFLQAQTQMISAQKAVAQIQAQLAKTVIRAPFNGSIDEVFAEKGQVVAPSATGLMRIVNLGNMYVSTSIPETYIGKLKVGDMVDVYLTSLGKTYKGKVRQIGNFVNPNNRTFGIEVSIPNPDNLLRPNQVAKLKITDYTSKDAIVVPTNVIQEDGKGDHYVYTVEGSNGKTGTAKKVVVTIGKSSDNVTEILSGLSAKDVIVSEGVNTISEGMKLNF; encoded by the coding sequence ATGAAAAAATTACTATACCTATTCGCACTTTCATTGTTTTTATTGTCTTGTTCCAAAGGAGCAAAAACGGAAAACATTGATGATTTAATTAGTGCCAAAAACGTAAAGGCATTAAATGAAAAGAAAACAGCACTCCAAGCTGACATTACCAAAATCGAAGAGGCATTAGCCACTTTGGATGTGAAAAAAGAAGAAGCTTTGGTTTCTGTCTTGACAGTTAAAGACACTGTTTTTAATCACTATCTAGATATTCAAGGAAATGTAAACACTAAAGAAAATATTTTGGTGCAACCAGAATTCAGTGGGACATTAACTTCATTGACCGTTAAAGCGGGTGACCGAGTTTCGAAAGGGCAAATTTTAGGAAGAGTGGATGATGGCGGAATGAGTCAACAACTAGCTAATGCACAAAATCAATACGCTTTGGCAAAAACAACTTTTGACAGACAAAAAAATCTTTGGGATAAAAAGATTGGTTCTGAAATTCAGTTTTTACAAGCACAAACCCAAATGATTTCTGCTCAAAAAGCAGTGGCACAAATCCAAGCACAATTAGCAAAAACCGTTATTCGTGCTCCATTTAACGGAAGCATTGATGAAGTTTTCGCAGAAAAAGGTCAGGTTGTGGCACCAAGCGCTACTGGTTTGATGCGAATTGTAAATTTAGGAAACATGTACGTTTCAACCAGCATTCCTGAAACCTATATTGGGAAACTAAAAGTTGGTGATATGGTAGATGTTTATTTAACTTCATTAGGAAAGACTTATAAAGGAAAAGTACGTCAAATTGGAAACTTTGTCAATCCAAACAACCGAACTTTTGGTATAGAAGTTAGTATTCCAAATCCTGATAATTTATTGCGTCCAAACCAAGTTGCTAAACTTAAAATCACAGATTATACCAGCAAAGATGCCATTGTGGTTCCAACGAATGTAATTCAGGAAGATGGGAAAGGCGACCACTATGTTTACACTGTTGAAGGAAGTAATGGAAAAACAGGAACTGCTAAAAAAGTGGTTGTTACTATTGGGAAATCTTCTGATAATGTAACTGAAATTTTAAGCGGTTTGTCAGCAAAAGATGTTATTGTGTCTGAAGGAGTGAATACCATTTCAGAAGGAATGAAACTTAATTTCTAA
- a CDS encoding TetR/AcrR family transcriptional regulator, with amino-acid sequence MDNKIIERATEMYLTLGFKSVTMDDIASRMGISKKTIYQHFENKNDLVEAVTMHLFETISCGIDEIITLNQNPIEELFSIKDFVMQNLKNESTSPIYQLQKYYPQIHKTLMSRQFDKMGDCVIDNLKKGIEQGLFREDIHMELIARFYFAGMTSIKDAELFNPIQFSTKEVQETYLEYHLRGIATEKGIAVLEQLLKNNNQ; translated from the coding sequence ATGGACAATAAAATAATTGAGAGAGCAACCGAAATGTATTTAACACTGGGATTCAAAAGTGTTACTATGGATGATATTGCATCAAGAATGGGGATTTCAAAAAAGACCATTTACCAGCATTTTGAAAACAAGAATGATTTGGTAGAAGCCGTAACGATGCATTTGTTTGAAACCATTTCTTGTGGTATAGATGAGATCATTACCTTAAATCAAAATCCCATCGAAGAACTTTTTTCTATTAAAGACTTTGTGATGCAGAATTTGAAAAATGAAAGTACTTCCCCTATTTATCAGTTGCAAAAATACTATCCACAAATACACAAAACCTTGATGTCGCGTCAGTTTGACAAAATGGGCGATTGTGTTATAGATAACTTGAAAAAAGGGATTGAGCAAGGATTGTTTCGAGAAGACATTCATATGGAATTAATTGCTCGTTTCTATTTTGCTGGTATGACTAGCATTAAAGATGCCGAACTTTTTAACCCAATACAATTCAGCACCAAAGAAGTTCAAGAAACTTATCTGGAATATCATTTACGCGGCATTGCAACAGAAAAAGGCATTGCTGTTTTAGAACAATTACTTAAAAACAATAATCAATAA
- a CDS encoding retropepsin-like aspartic protease produces MKNLQEVLKKEKYKKINFKVSKTQHLLIKATINSVTGNFILDTGASNSCVGFEGIEKFDLKAGKSKTKAAGAGATGMYTQLAKNNSLKIGRWKTEEFHLVIFDMGHVNQALQQYKAKPVHGIIGADVLLEGKAIIDYSNHCLYLK; encoded by the coding sequence ATGAAAAACCTGCAAGAAGTACTGAAAAAAGAAAAGTACAAGAAAATAAACTTCAAGGTGTCGAAAACACAACATTTGCTTATCAAAGCTACTATTAATAGCGTTACTGGAAATTTTATTTTAGATACTGGAGCTTCCAATAGTTGTGTTGGTTTTGAAGGTATTGAAAAATTTGATTTAAAAGCAGGAAAGTCTAAGACCAAAGCTGCTGGTGCTGGTGCCACTGGAATGTATACCCAATTAGCCAAAAACAATTCTTTGAAAATTGGTCGTTGGAAAACAGAAGAATTCCATTTGGTTATTTTTGATATGGGGCATGTGAATCAAGCTTTACAACAATACAAAGCCAAGCCCGTTCATGGTATTATTGGTGCTGATGTTTTGTTAGAAGGAAAAGCAATTATTGATTATTCTAATCACTGTTTGTATTTGAAGTAA
- the odhB gene encoding 2-oxoglutarate dehydrogenase complex dihydrolipoyllysine-residue succinyltransferase: MILEMKVPSPGESIKEVEIATWLVKDGDYVEKDQAIAEVDSDKATLELPAEASGIITLKAEEGDAVVVGAVVCLIDTSAAKPTGSAPAADVKPAAVEAPKAEAPKAAPVATTTYASQTPSPAARKILDEKNIDPATVTGTGRDGRITKEDAVKGVPSMGTPIGGTRGSERTKLSMLRRKVAERLVAAKNETAMLTTFNEVDMTAIYALREQYKEEFKTKHGLGLGFMSFFTKAVTRALQLYPDVNSMIDGQEKISYNFCDISVAVSGPKGLMVPVVRFAETLTFRGVEAEIKRLAIRARDGQITVDEMTGGTFTISNGGVFGSMLSTPIINPPQSGILGMHNVVERAVVKNGQIVIAPVMFVALSYDHRIIDGRESVGFLVAVKEALENPVAILMDNDPKKALEL, from the coding sequence ATGATTTTAGAAATGAAAGTCCCTTCACCGGGAGAATCGATAAAAGAAGTTGAAATTGCTACTTGGTTAGTAAAAGACGGCGATTATGTAGAAAAAGACCAAGCCATCGCTGAGGTGGATTCGGATAAAGCTACTTTGGAATTACCAGCAGAAGCCAGTGGAATTATCACATTAAAAGCAGAAGAAGGTGATGCAGTAGTAGTAGGCGCGGTAGTTTGTTTAATCGACACTAGTGCGGCTAAACCAACAGGAAGCGCTCCTGCAGCAGATGTAAAACCTGCAGCAGTTGAGGCTCCAAAAGCAGAAGCTCCAAAAGCAGCTCCAGTGGCGACTACTACTTACGCTTCACAAACGCCATCACCAGCAGCCAGAAAAATATTAGACGAAAAAAATATTGATCCGGCAACCGTTACAGGAACTGGAAGAGATGGAAGAATTACTAAAGAAGACGCAGTAAAAGGAGTACCTTCCATGGGAACACCAATTGGAGGAACTCGTGGTTCTGAAAGAACAAAATTATCGATGTTACGTCGCAAAGTAGCAGAAAGATTAGTAGCGGCTAAAAACGAAACGGCTATGTTAACTACTTTTAATGAAGTAGATATGACCGCCATTTATGCTTTACGCGAACAATACAAAGAAGAATTCAAAACCAAACACGGATTAGGATTAGGCTTTATGTCGTTCTTTACTAAAGCGGTTACTCGTGCATTACAATTATACCCAGATGTAAACTCCATGATTGATGGACAAGAGAAAATTTCATATAACTTCTGTGATATCTCTGTAGCTGTTTCTGGACCAAAAGGATTAATGGTTCCTGTAGTTCGATTTGCAGAAACGTTAACTTTCCGCGGAGTTGAAGCTGAGATTAAACGTTTAGCAATCCGTGCTCGTGACGGACAAATCACGGTTGATGAAATGACAGGAGGAACCTTTACTATTTCTAATGGAGGGGTTTTCGGAAGTATGTTATCTACACCAATCATCAATCCACCACAATCTGGAATTTTAGGGATGCATAATGTGGTAGAAAGAGCCGTGGTTAAAAACGGACAAATCGTTATTGCTCCAGTAATGTTTGTAGCCTTATCATACGACCATAGAATCATTGACGGACGTGAGTCTGTAGGTTTCTTAGTGGCGGTAAAAGAAGCATTAGAAAACCCAGTAGCAATTTTAATGGATAATGATCCTAAGAAAGCTTTAGAACTTTAA
- a CDS encoding 2-oxoglutarate dehydrogenase E1 component, which translates to MDRFSFLNAAHTEFFADLYDQYLQNPDSVEPSWRAFFQGFDFGFTTYGEENYADHQVQQLATYAANVPQNGQVSDTLQKEFNVLKLIDGYRTRGHLFTETNPVRTRRQSTPTLGLENFGLSSADMNTVFDAAKVLGQKPSTLKEILNHLKNVYCQHIGIEYMYMRNPQIIQWIQDKLNINDNLPNFDNDQKKHILGKLNEAVSFENFLHTKYVGQKRFSLEGGESIIPALDALIEAAAEKGVEQFVMGMAHRGRLNILANIFGKATQDIFSEFDGKDYDKEYFDGDVKYHLGLTAERTTKSGKKINLNLAPNPSHLETVGAVIEGITRAKQDKYFPDDFSKVLPIAVHGDAAVAGQGIVYEIVQMAQLDGYKTGGTIHIVINNQVGFTTNYLDARSSTYCTDVAKVTLSPVLHVNSDDAEAVVHAMLFALDFRMQFGRDVFIDLLGYRKYGHNEGDEPRFTQPVLYKLIAKHQNPREIYAEKLIASGIVDAAYLTKIENDYKEQLDENLQESRKKDLTIIKPFMQDEWQGYVQVSDDEMLKKVDTTFDKNKLDEIIVSVSTLPSDKKFISKITKIVTDRKTMYDNDVIDWGTAETLAYGSLLTEGYDIRVSGQDVERGTFSHRHAVVKVEDSEEEVILLNTVKDKKGKFNIFNSFLSEYGVLGFDYGYALANPNALTIWEAQFGDFSNGAQIMIDQYISCGEDKWNNQNGIVLLLPHGYEGQGAEHSSARMERYLQLCARHNMFVADCTTPANFFHLLRRQMKTKFRKPLVVFTPKSLLRHPLCVSTREELYNGSFQEVIDDTIDKKKVKTLVFCTGKFYYDILAERLNSGRDDVALVRIEQLFPLPIEQLKAVIATYPNADDFVWAQEEPKNMGAYSYMLMNFNVVKWRLASLKAYAAPAAGSSTRDRRRHADAIKMVFDKNLFQ; encoded by the coding sequence ATGGATAGGTTTTCCTTTTTAAACGCAGCACATACTGAATTTTTCGCCGATTTATACGACCAATATCTTCAAAATCCCGATAGTGTAGAACCAAGCTGGAGAGCCTTTTTTCAAGGTTTTGACTTTGGTTTCACCACTTATGGAGAAGAGAATTACGCCGATCATCAAGTGCAACAATTGGCTACTTATGCTGCCAATGTTCCTCAAAACGGACAAGTTTCTGATACCCTTCAAAAAGAATTTAATGTATTAAAGCTAATTGACGGCTACAGAACACGTGGACATTTATTTACTGAAACAAATCCAGTTCGTACTAGAAGACAATCTACACCTACTTTAGGCTTAGAAAATTTCGGGTTGTCCTCTGCCGATATGAATACGGTTTTTGATGCCGCTAAGGTTTTAGGACAAAAGCCATCCACTCTTAAAGAAATATTGAATCATCTGAAAAACGTGTATTGCCAACACATTGGTATCGAATACATGTATATGAGAAATCCACAAATCATTCAATGGATTCAAGATAAATTAAACATCAATGATAATCTTCCCAACTTCGACAACGACCAAAAGAAACATATCTTAGGAAAGTTGAACGAAGCGGTTTCGTTTGAGAACTTTTTACATACCAAATATGTAGGTCAAAAACGATTCTCATTAGAAGGAGGAGAAAGTATTATTCCAGCCTTAGACGCTTTAATTGAAGCCGCTGCTGAAAAAGGAGTAGAGCAATTCGTTATGGGTATGGCACACAGAGGAAGGCTAAATATCCTTGCCAATATTTTCGGAAAAGCAACTCAAGATATCTTCTCTGAATTTGACGGAAAAGATTATGACAAGGAATACTTTGATGGCGATGTTAAATACCACTTAGGATTAACCGCAGAAAGAACTACAAAATCAGGAAAAAAAATAAACTTGAATTTAGCACCCAATCCATCTCACTTGGAAACCGTTGGTGCCGTTATTGAAGGAATCACTCGTGCCAAACAAGACAAATATTTCCCAGACGATTTCTCAAAAGTATTGCCTATTGCCGTTCACGGGGATGCTGCAGTTGCTGGACAGGGAATTGTTTATGAAATTGTACAAATGGCACAATTGGACGGATACAAAACTGGAGGAACTATTCATATTGTAATTAACAACCAAGTTGGATTCACCACTAATTATTTAGATGCTCGTTCGTCAACGTATTGTACCGATGTGGCTAAAGTGACTTTGTCTCCAGTACTTCATGTGAATTCTGATGATGCAGAAGCGGTGGTTCATGCCATGCTTTTCGCCTTAGATTTCAGAATGCAATTCGGACGCGATGTCTTCATCGATTTGTTAGGCTATAGAAAATATGGTCACAATGAAGGAGATGAGCCTCGTTTTACACAACCCGTTTTATACAAACTGATTGCCAAACATCAAAATCCGAGAGAGATATACGCCGAGAAATTAATTGCTTCAGGAATAGTGGATGCCGCCTATTTGACTAAAATAGAAAACGATTACAAAGAACAACTAGATGAAAATCTACAAGAGTCTCGTAAAAAAGATTTGACGATTATCAAACCCTTCATGCAAGACGAGTGGCAAGGATATGTTCAGGTTTCCGATGATGAAATGTTGAAAAAAGTAGACACGACTTTCGACAAAAACAAATTAGACGAAATCATCGTTTCCGTATCAACATTGCCTTCAGATAAGAAATTCATCAGCAAAATAACCAAAATTGTTACTGATAGAAAAACCATGTATGACAATGATGTCATTGATTGGGGAACGGCAGAAACCTTAGCTTATGGGTCATTGTTGACCGAAGGCTATGATATACGTGTCTCAGGACAAGATGTGGAAAGAGGAACTTTCTCTCACCGTCATGCCGTAGTAAAAGTAGAAGACAGTGAAGAAGAAGTAATTCTTTTAAACACGGTAAAAGATAAAAAAGGGAAGTTCAATATTTTTAATTCCTTCCTTTCAGAATATGGCGTTTTAGGATTTGACTATGGCTATGCTTTAGCCAATCCGAATGCTTTAACCATTTGGGAAGCTCAGTTTGGAGATTTCTCTAATGGAGCCCAAATTATGATTGACCAATACATTTCGTGCGGGGAAGACAAATGGAACAACCAAAACGGTATCGTTCTCTTGTTGCCTCACGGATATGAAGGACAAGGAGCGGAGCACTCTTCGGCTCGTATGGAAAGATATTTGCAATTGTGTGCTCGTCACAACATGTTTGTCGCCGATTGTACTACACCAGCCAATTTCTTCCACTTGTTGCGTCGCCAAATGAAAACCAAATTCCGCAAACCATTGGTAGTGTTTACTCCAAAAAGTTTGTTGCGTCACCCATTGTGTGTTTCTACTCGCGAGGAATTATACAACGGCAGTTTCCAAGAAGTAATTGACGATACTATCGATAAGAAAAAAGTAAAAACTTTGGTGTTCTGTACAGGGAAATTCTATTACGATATCTTAGCCGAAAGACTAAATTCAGGTAGAGATGATGTAGCTTTGGTTCGTATTGAGCAGTTATTCCCGTTACCAATAGAGCAGTTGAAAGCCGTGATTGCGACTTATCCAAATGCTGATGATTTTGTTTGGGCACAGGAAGAACCAAAAAACATGGGGGCTTACAGTTATATGCTAATGAATTTCAATGTAGTGAAATGGAGATTAGCTTCATTAAAAGCCTACGCAGCACCAGCAGCAGGAAGCAGTACTCGTGACAGACGCCGCCATGCCGATGCTATTAAAATGGTATTTGATAAAAATTTATTTCAATAA
- a CDS encoding polyprenyl synthetase family protein codes for MQGITFYQDIISSHFKTLALDKEPLNLYNPIEYILSLGGKRLRPVLTLMATEVFDADYKKALDAATAVEVFHNFSLIHDDIMDDAPLRRGSETVHEKWNINTGILSGDAMLILAYQYFESYEPAIFSQLAKLFSKTALEVCEGQQYDVDFETRDDVTIAEYLKMIEYKTAVLVGAAMKMGAIVAQTSQENANAIYDFGLNLGLAFQLQDDYLDAFGDPETFGKQVGGDIIENKKTYLYLKAMEFANADEKEQLHHLFSIQPNDNTDKINSVKEIFNQTGASEATQKAIENYTFKALETLEKMNITTDKKAILKAFGEKLMNRKV; via the coding sequence ATGCAAGGCATTACATTCTATCAAGACATTATTTCTTCACACTTCAAAACGTTAGCACTCGATAAAGAACCTCTCAATCTTTATAACCCTATTGAGTATATTTTATCTCTTGGCGGGAAAAGATTGAGACCAGTTTTGACCTTAATGGCAACTGAAGTTTTTGATGCTGATTATAAAAAAGCATTAGACGCTGCCACAGCCGTTGAGGTTTTTCATAATTTCTCCTTGATTCATGATGACATTATGGATGATGCGCCACTAAGAAGAGGAAGCGAAACGGTACATGAAAAGTGGAACATCAATACCGGAATCCTCTCAGGGGATGCAATGCTCATTTTGGCCTACCAATATTTTGAAAGTTACGAACCGGCCATTTTTAGTCAGTTAGCCAAATTATTTAGCAAAACAGCTTTGGAAGTATGCGAAGGACAACAATATGATGTTGATTTTGAAACACGTGATGATGTAACGATTGCCGAATATTTGAAAATGATTGAATATAAAACAGCCGTTTTGGTTGGTGCTGCAATGAAAATGGGAGCTATAGTGGCTCAAACTTCACAAGAAAATGCGAATGCTATTTATGATTTTGGATTGAATTTAGGGTTGGCGTTCCAGTTACAAGATGATTATTTAGATGCTTTTGGAGATCCAGAAACCTTCGGAAAACAAGTGGGTGGTGATATTATAGAAAATAAAAAAACCTACTTATATTTGAAAGCAATGGAATTTGCTAATGCTGATGAAAAAGAGCAGTTACACCATTTGTTTTCCATTCAGCCGAATGATAATACGGATAAAATTAACTCTGTAAAAGAGATTTTTAATCAAACTGGAGCATCAGAGGCTACTCAAAAGGCCATAGAAAATTATACCTTTAAAGCATTAGAAACTTTAGAAAAAATGAATATTACTACAGATAAAAAAGCAATCTTGAAAGCCTTTGGAGAAAAATTAATGAATAGAAAAGTCTAA
- a CDS encoding SDR family NAD(P)-dependent oxidoreductase, translated as MSKKIALVTGGSRGLGKNMALRLAGSGHDVILTYNTQKEEAALVVKAIEDMGQQAVALQLNVNNIGSLDGFLNTVSDVLNEKWQRNSFDFLINNAGVGATIAYLDATEEDFDILMNIHFKSVYFLTQKALPLLNDGGSIINLSSGTTRFCNPGYSIYASMKGAVETFTKYLAKEVGPRGITANVIAPGPIETDFNNATIRNNPQIKDRLASMTALGRVGEANDIGGIVAFLCSKDGYWITGQRIEASGGISL; from the coding sequence ATGAGCAAAAAAATTGCTTTAGTTACTGGAGGCAGTAGAGGACTAGGAAAGAACATGGCTTTGCGTCTAGCAGGAAGTGGTCACGATGTAATCCTGACATACAACACTCAAAAAGAAGAAGCGGCATTGGTAGTAAAAGCAATTGAAGACATGGGTCAACAAGCAGTTGCTTTACAATTAAATGTAAACAACATAGGTAGTTTAGATGGTTTTTTAAACACTGTTTCGGATGTTTTAAATGAAAAGTGGCAAAGAAATTCCTTTGATTTTTTGATTAATAACGCAGGTGTAGGTGCAACAATTGCCTACTTAGATGCTACCGAAGAAGATTTTGACATCTTGATGAATATTCATTTTAAAAGTGTGTATTTCTTAACCCAAAAAGCATTGCCATTGCTTAACGACGGTGGCAGTATCATTAATTTATCTAGCGGAACAACTCGTTTTTGTAATCCTGGATATTCTATTTATGCTTCTATGAAAGGAGCCGTTGAGACCTTTACTAAATATTTAGCCAAAGAGGTAGGACCGAGAGGAATTACTGCTAATGTTATCGCTCCGGGACCTATTGAAACCGATTTTAACAATGCAACTATTAGAAATAATCCGCAAATTAAAGATCGTTTAGCTAGTATGACCGCCTTAGGAAGAGTTGGAGAAGCCAATGACATTGGGGGAATTGTGGCTTTCTTATGCTCTAAAGATGGCTACTGGATTACAGGACAAAGAATTGAAGCTTCAGGCGGTATTTCATTATAA
- a CDS encoding TolC family protein produces the protein MKNNLILTLLLFVSILQAQEKKQTYSFTLQQAIDHALQNSYSAINADRDIASAKQKKWETTAAGLPQINGVVNYSNNFKIQQNQFTVNGQTNTLEFGNFNSMDASLRLSQLIFDGSYIVALQASKTYLKYYENAKQKTNSEIKEMVINAYGNVLLAQESISILEKNKATLSKTLNDTQETYKNGLIEEENVEQLQITLASVNSNLNNAKRLQDVALKMLKFALGMDINDDLTLTDKLDNLTTSNLDLAFSQGEFAVTNNINYQMATNFTEQRSLELKLQKSKALPSLSASVNFGYNAFNNQFQLFSQDQKWYNYSGLGLNLNVPIFSSFGRHAKTQQAKIALDQAKTLLTQTEQQLKLEYEKAKSEYDFSIEEYATSKSNLRLAERIEKKQEIKFTEGLSSSFDFSEAQRQLYTAQQNYLQSMVNIINKKATLEKILNKN, from the coding sequence ATGAAAAACAATCTAATACTAACCCTTCTCTTGTTTGTGAGTATTTTACAAGCACAAGAAAAAAAACAAACCTATTCCTTTACCTTGCAACAGGCGATAGATCATGCGCTGCAAAACAGTTATTCTGCTATCAATGCTGATAGAGACATTGCTTCGGCTAAGCAAAAAAAATGGGAAACCACAGCTGCAGGACTCCCACAAATAAACGGAGTAGTAAATTATAGCAATAATTTCAAAATACAGCAAAACCAATTCACAGTAAACGGACAAACTAATACGCTTGAATTTGGAAATTTCAATTCTATGGATGCTAGTTTGAGATTGAGTCAATTGATTTTTGACGGTTCCTATATTGTAGCACTACAGGCCTCTAAAACCTATTTGAAATACTATGAAAATGCCAAACAAAAAACCAATTCTGAAATCAAGGAGATGGTTATCAATGCGTATGGAAACGTTTTATTAGCTCAAGAAAGCATCTCTATTCTTGAAAAAAATAAAGCAACACTTTCTAAAACATTGAACGACACCCAAGAAACGTATAAAAACGGTTTGATTGAAGAAGAAAATGTAGAGCAATTGCAAATCACATTAGCCTCTGTAAATAGCAATCTGAATAATGCTAAAAGACTTCAGGATGTAGCGCTCAAAATGCTAAAGTTCGCCTTAGGAATGGACATCAATGATGATTTGACACTGACCGATAAATTAGACAACTTGACGACATCCAATTTAGATTTGGCTTTTAGCCAAGGAGAATTTGCTGTAACCAACAATATTAATTATCAAATGGCTACCAACTTTACTGAGCAACGTTCATTAGAGTTGAAATTGCAAAAAAGCAAAGCATTACCATCATTATCTGCTAGTGTTAACTTTGGATACAATGCCTTTAACAATCAGTTTCAACTTTTCTCACAAGATCAAAAATGGTATAACTATTCTGGTCTTGGACTGAATCTGAACGTACCTATTTTTAGCAGCTTTGGAAGACATGCTAAAACGCAACAAGCTAAAATTGCTTTAGACCAAGCTAAAACCCTGCTTACTCAAACCGAGCAACAATTAAAATTAGAATACGAAAAAGCCAAAAGTGAGTATGACTTTAGCATCGAAGAATATGCCACTTCAAAAAGTAATTTGAGATTAGCCGAACGTATAGAGAAAAAACAAGAAATCAAGTTTACCGAAGGTTTATCCTCAAGCTTTGACTTTAGTGAGGCTCAAAGACAATTGTATACCGCACAACAAAACTATTTACAATCGATGGTAAATATTATCAATAAAAAAGCAACTCTCGAAAAAATATTAAATAAAAACTAA